Proteins from a single region of Helicoverpa armigera isolate CAAS_96S chromosome 21, ASM3070526v1, whole genome shotgun sequence:
- the LOC110380915 gene encoding cilia- and flagella-associated protein 58-like, which translates to MDEEEEFGAAITIGSETTEAEKEYGKVLEQLRDSEGLKFITDVYTKLYDTYYKLKEDNAHLCDEKESLRNKLGRFDDMVTDYMAEIAENHKQIEKLRTEIKEAQALADAMHARELSSVESLETMKKQVIRLEKELDARKRAGEEDAGATSAAKEKEKFEKEKARLQGELDALKQRLANSVQYVEELEAKNHDKELNISKLEEQIEEAENNAVRQNRLVEHLKAETNGLKYEVDVRGTNIAQLTEKFTKAEKAIERRDRQLNTITTKLETAQAEQEAAFSKSAQLREQLETANSELDKTKSQLSNTAKELKNTIDDSNKIRNEAQKMAKNLVAQSKRYQLLEQSKAGVETDRERLRQQVSVMERDLMLNKKQAEFDKRDIENLKREKEILTKNLQKIQNEAQENLTMLDLQEQRRKQLEHELEINSAQIHKQRLMIRTFEKDKDRMLEETIALNEKIDEITEEVRLRTADILDLKKALREETIKSRKLSVSLDATRAERNMLHKNYTEALDEIQDLKQKMKMLAYQIEQLKEDISGKETGLKSCEGFLGKCNKKNEQLRVEIQSGLVKLSEARADIAALRQEEARLNRIVQEGDAARAKLMKELEGLMNERDVVGAQLVRRNDEISLLYEKIRILEVTLQRGERQYEQRVEDIRLLRLEIIRLRKEKNLLSKGIENMTDLRLEVFNLERELGRERLRVRALEEALETPLNVHRWRKLQGTDPESVRLTQKLRLTQKKVLAQSEMLVLKDRELKETRNLYTAVKDMLALQPSPEIQITLNRTQRALSQRTTKMKCLVAELSMRERQVNDQRLELERVNSELQSFKQKYYEMKRALDADEARRLKVATPPTPTTQKQ; encoded by the exons ATGGATGAAGAGGAAGAATTTGGGGCGGCGATCACTATCGGCTCGGAGACCACCGAGGCTGAGAAGGAATATggaaaa gtccTGGAACAGCTACGCGATTCAGAAGGCCTAAAGTTCATCACCGATGTGTACACCAAGCTTTATGACACCTATTACAAGCTCAAGGAAGATAACGCACATCTGTGTGATGAGAAAGAGAGTCTTAGA aataaaCTCGGACGTTTCGATGACATGGTGACAGACTATATGGCTGAAATAGCTGAAAATCACAAGCAAATCGAAAAACTACGAACTGAAATCA AGGAAGCCCAAGCTCTGGCAGATGCCATGCACGCGAGAGAGCTCAGCAGCGTGGAGAGCTTGGAGACGATGAAGAAGCAGGTCATCCGCCTCGAGAAGGAGCTGGATGCTAGGAAACGTGCTGGTGAAGAAGACGC TGGTGCAACATCAGCCGCAAAAGAGAAAGAGAAATTCGAAAAGGAGAAGGCTCGTCTTCAAGGAGAGCTGGATGCCCTCAAACAGAGGCTCGCCAACTCCGTGCAATACGTCGAGGAGTTGGAAGCCAAGAACCATGATAAGGAGCTCAACATCTCCAAACTTGAAGAGCAGATTGAG GAAGCAGAAAATAATGCAGTGCGTCAGAACCGCCTGGTAGAACACTTGAAGGCTGAGACCAACGGCCTGAAATACGAAGTGGACGTCAGAGGAACTAATATAGCACAGCTCACGGAAAAA TTTACGAAAGCAGAGAAAGCGATAGAGCGTCGAGACCGTCAGCTGAACACCATCACGACCAAGCTGGAAACAGCTCAGGCTGAACAAGAGGCAGCTTTCAGTAAGAGTGCTCAGCTAAGGGAACAGTTGGAGACTGCCAACTCTGAGCTGGACAAGACAAAGTCACAGCTCAGTAATACTGCCAAGGAGCTTAAG aATACCATCGACGATAGCAACAAAATACGCAATGAAGCACAGAAAATGGCCAAGAACTTAGTTGCCCAGTCCAAGAGATATCAGCTTCTAGAACAGAGCAAAGCCGGCGTCGAAACTGATCG TGAGCGTCTCCGGCAACAAGTCTCAGTGATGGAGCGTGATCTGATGTTGAACAAAAAGCAAGCCGAGTTCGACAAGAGAGACATCGAGAACTTGAAGCGAGAAAAGGAAATACTTACGAAAAACTTGCAGAAGATACAGA ACGAGGCCCAAGAAAACCTGACAATGCTGGACCTTCAGGAACAGAGACGCAAGCAGCTAGAACACGAGCTGGAGATCAACTCCGCTCAGATACACAAGCAGCGCCTCATGATACGCACCTTCGAGAAGGATAAGGACAG GATGTTAGAAGAGACGATCGCTCTAAACGAGAAAATTGATGAAATAACAG AGGAGGTTCGTCTACGCACGGCTGACATCCTGGACTTGAAGAAGGCGTTACGCGAGGAGACCATCAAGTCCCGCAAGCTATCCGTCTCTCTGGACGCTACAAGAGCAGAGAGAAACATGCTACACAAGAACTATACCGAAGCTTTAGATGAGATACAGGATCTTAAGCAGAAGATGAAG ATGTTAGCATATCAAATAGAGCAGCTCAAGGAAGATATAAGCGGCAAAGAGACAGGACTGAAGTCCTGCGAGGGCTTCCTCGGCAAGTGTAACAAGAAGAACGAGCAGTTGCGCGTGGAGATACAGTCAGGGCTCGTCAAGCTGTCTGAAGCGAGGGCCGATATAGCCGCCTTGAGGCAGGAGGAAGCTAGGCTTAATAGGATTGTGCAG GAAGGTGACGCAGCCCGCGCTAAACTGATGAAAGAGCTAGAAGGTCTGATGAACGAGCGCGACGTGGTGGGAGCTCAGCTAGTCAGGAGAAATGATGAGATATCACTGCTGTATGAGAAGATACGCATTCTGGAGGTTACGCTGCAGAGAG GTGAGCGCCAATATGAACAGCGCGTGGAAGACATCAGACTACTGCGGCTGGAGATCATCCGACTGCGCAAAGAGAAGAACTTGCTCTCTAAAGGAATTGAGAATATGACCGATTTGAGACTTGAG GTATTCAACTTGGAACGCGAATTGGGTAGAGAGCGTCTACGCGTGAGGGCGCTAGAGGAAGCTCTAGAGACGCCTCTGAACGTGCACCGATGGCGCAAACTGCAAGGCACGGACCCCGAGAGTGTACGACTTACGCAGAAACTACGACTCACGCAGAA AAAAGTGTTAGCACAGAGTGAGATGCTGGTACTAAAGGATCGAGAGCTGAAGGAGACTCGGAACCTGTACACCGCCGTCAAAGACATGCTGGCATTGCAACCCAGTCCTGAAATACAG ATAACACTAAATCGCACGCAACGTGCACTGTCACAAAGGACCACTAAGATGAAGTGTTTAGTAGCAG AGCTAAGCATGCGCGAACGTCAGGTAAACGACCAACGCCTAGAATTAGAGCGAGTAAACTCGGAGCTGCAATCCTTCAAACAAAAGTACTACGAGATGAAGAGAGCTCTCGACGCGGACGAAGCCAGGAGGCTGAAGGTAGCTACGCCACCTACGCCCACGACGCAGAAACAATAG